In Chryseobacterium gotjawalense, the following are encoded in one genomic region:
- a CDS encoding SGNH/GDSL hydrolase family protein: protein MKKILISTIAVSALFFTISCETDFDTDVSSIQVTNGEANFSKYVSLGNSLTSGFSNNALYIDGQNDSYPNIMAQQMKLAGGGAFVQPLMADNNGGLVLGGTVIQATKLYIKSFTNGAPDILNINATPTTNVATKITGSLNNMGIPGAKSFHLVTPGYGNIAGVSTGTANPYYVRFSSSATSRVLDDAIAQKPTFYSLWIGNNDVLSYATTGGMGTDQKGNTNPATYGPNDISDPAVVAGSIQTILETFKMSGATKGVIANIPSVTSIPYFTTVPYNPLTPAALGANLSVLNASLYTPLKQALTAFGAGNRINLLSSTSTNPVLIKDVSLTNLSAELTLALTPSLGAATAAAFGQIYGQARQSTGGDYILLPTKSVIGSTVSGAPASINVYGISYPLENQHVLTAAEAAKVKAAVDAYNASIKSLADSYGLAFVDANAKMNELNGLSGIQFDGVKYTAKFVTGGTFSLDGVHLTGRGYAIVANEFLKMINQKYKSTLPMVEVNRYQGVTFPK from the coding sequence ATGAAAAAAATATTAATTTCAACAATCGCTGTTTCAGCATTATTTTTTACAATAAGCTGTGAAACAGATTTTGATACCGATGTAAGCAGCATCCAGGTTACTAATGGAGAAGCAAACTTTTCTAAATATGTTTCACTGGGAAACTCTTTGACTTCGGGATTCAGCAACAACGCTCTGTATATTGACGGACAAAACGATTCCTACCCAAATATCATGGCCCAACAAATGAAGCTTGCCGGTGGCGGAGCTTTCGTGCAACCATTAATGGCGGATAACAATGGTGGACTGGTACTTGGCGGTACTGTAATACAGGCGACCAAATTATATATTAAATCATTTACAAACGGTGCTCCTGATATTTTAAATATAAATGCGACTCCAACTACCAATGTTGCTACAAAAATTACAGGCTCACTAAACAATATGGGAATACCTGGTGCGAAATCCTTTCACCTTGTCACTCCTGGATACGGAAATATTGCAGGCGTCTCAACAGGAACAGCAAATCCATATTATGTAAGATTTTCTTCAAGCGCAACCTCCAGAGTGTTGGATGATGCGATTGCTCAAAAACCAACTTTCTATTCTTTGTGGATTGGAAACAATGACGTTTTAAGTTACGCTACAACCGGTGGAATGGGTACAGACCAAAAAGGAAATACCAACCCAGCGACTTATGGTCCAAATGATATCTCTGATCCGGCCGTTGTTGCAGGGTCAATTCAAACTATTTTAGAAACTTTTAAAATGTCCGGCGCAACCAAAGGAGTTATTGCAAACATTCCTTCTGTTACTTCAATTCCTTACTTTACTACTGTTCCTTACAATCCGCTAACACCGGCTGCTTTAGGAGCAAATCTGAGTGTTTTGAATGCCAGCTTGTACACCCCATTAAAACAAGCGCTTACCGCTTTTGGGGCTGGAAATAGAATTAATTTACTTTCTTCTACTTCTACAAACCCGGTTTTAATTAAAGATGTGTCTTTAACTAATCTGTCTGCGGAACTTACCCTTGCATTAACTCCATCATTAGGAGCAGCAACAGCAGCAGCGTTTGGTCAGATTTATGGTCAGGCAAGACAAAGCACCGGAGGGGATTATATCCTGTTGCCTACGAAATCAGTAATTGGTTCTACGGTATCGGGAGCACCTGCTTCTATCAATGTTTATGGTATCTCATATCCTTTGGAAAATCAACATGTTTTAACAGCAGCAGAAGCAGCTAAAGTAAAAGCAGCAGTTGATGCATATAACGCTTCCATAAAATCGCTCGCCGATAGCTATGGATTAGCTTTCGTAGATGCAAATGCGAAAATGAATGAATTGAACGGCCTTTCCGGGATTCAGTTTGATGGCGTGAAATATACCGCAAAATTTGTTACAGGAGGAACTTTCTCTCTGGATGGAGTTCACCTAACAGGAAGAGGATATGCAATTGTCGCCAATGAATTTTTGAAAATGATTAACCAAAAATATAAATCCACTTTGCCAATGGTAGAGGTGAATAGGTATCAAGGAGTAACATTCCCAAAATAA